TACCACTTCGGCAGCGATGCCCAGGCAGCTCTGCGCACCCCAGGGCATGCCCACATTCCTCTGCCCCCATGGCACATCGCTGACAGTGGTGGCCCAGTGGGGCCCCACAGCGATCCACCTGCAGCTGTGTGGTTTttgctgcagggaggaggggagcagTGGTGGCAGTGGGATGCGCTCAGACACACTGCCCATCTGCTGTGTCACCTCTGCCCGCGCCATGGCCAGCGCCCGCAGGAAGGGCCCTTCTCCGGCCCGTCTCTTCCGGCGGAGGAGCAGGGAAATGGCATCCCGGCCCCTGCTGCCCGCTCCTGCCCGGATGTGCGGCACAGCGGGCAGCGtggccggccctgccgccgcgGGGCTTTGTCTGCGGGCTGCGGCGGGAGCGCGGGCGGCCGCAGCCTCTCCGCCACGGGGTTCGCCCTTACCCCGCGGCCACggccacccccagcccagcacggCTCGCCACGCACGCCGGGGCTCCGCAGCCAGTCAGGCCGGTGGCTGCGGAGCCTCCCGGCACTGCAGGCTCCCTCTGCAGGCCCCGGTGCCCGCGCACAGCCCGCAAGGTGCCCCCACGGGGACGGCCCGGCGCCCGCGCTCCCGGCGGGAACGCGCATCCCCCGCCCCGCCACGGCCGCTCCCGTCGCTGCGACGATGCCGAAGGCAGAGTGGCCCCTCACCGGGGGCTCCCGCTCGGTCTCCCCGGAGAGTGGGGGCGTCACAGCTGGCCGGCGGGGAGGCCCTGAGCTCAGTGCGGAGGGAGCTGCGTCCCCCGCGGGAGCGGTGGGCAGGGTGGGCTGGCTGCCAGGCGCCCCCGGCAGCGGCCCTTCCGCGGGGCACTACAGGGAGGCGATGGACGGCGGGCGGGCTCAGGGGGAACGCGGCCCCGGGGGGCAGCACTGCGGTCGTGCACAAAGGGCCGGGGGCGGTGGCTGGGAGCAGTGGCCGTGGGGCTGGAGCACGGCCGGGAGCGTGGGCGAAAGGGTTAAGGAGTCGCGGCGGGCAGGGGGAGGGCTGGCCCGGCCGAGgaaggaagcagaggaggagaggagaggagcgGAGAGCATCCTGCCCGGAGGGTTTGCCGGGGgcccctttcccccaggaagcGGCTTGCGGGGCTTGAAACCGCCGGGATGGAGCGCAGGGagccggggcggcgggcggggctcAGCCTGGCGCTGTGCCCGCAGGCACGCTGCCCCGGGCCGGCTGCCTGGCGCGGGGGCTGCTCCCCTTGCCGGGGTGACCCCGAGGTTCCCGGGCCCCTCACCTCACAGTCCCCCTGCCGTGCTACTCCCATGGCCCCCCGAAACCTTGGGAGGGGGGCAGCCCAGTGTCACACAAGGACGGCGGGTGCGGGCCACGAGCTTCAGGGGCCAGGAGCCATCACTGCCGAGCAACCCTGCCCTGCGTGGAAGAGCTGTCGCTGGGCTGGTGTCACCTGGAGGCCAGTCCCCGCGCAGCAGCCATATGCAGCATGGGGATAATCCCTGAGGGCCCGAGGCCCAGGGTGCCTGCCTgggtgctgcagctgctctcagggaccttcctgctcccccagccctcaggCTGCCCCCAGTCTCCAGCTCAGGGGGTGTACAGGGCCCCCAGCCCTGGTCAGCGAGGCTGAGCCCACGCTGGGCTTTGCTCCACCCACCCAAGGTAGAGCCAGGTTCACCAGGCTCCCGTGCCTATGGGGTGTCCTTCTTGCACTGGTCTTGTCACTCGGAGAGACATAAACGGGATTACGTATTGGGACACGGCACAGTTCTGCAGCCCAAGCCCCTACCCTGCCCCAATCCTAGCCCCACTCCCAGCCTCATCCATCTGCGTGGGTGatggagagcagagccaggacacATTCCCATGCTGCAGATCATTTTTCCCAGGCGCTTTTGTCACCCTTCCAACACAGTCCCGAGGCTGTCCCGCCACGAAGGCCACTGTCACCAGCCGAAAGGCGGGGGGGCCGCCCGCCTGCTCCCATCTGCCCGCCCCGCGCAGCTGCTCCCGCCGGCCGGGAGATGGGGCTGAGAGCCCGCGGCTTCCCGCAGCACCGGCGGGAGGGCggagagctgctggctggggagaCCGCAGCGCCTCGCTGGCACCCTCAGCTTGGCCTGCCCGGCTGGGGCTGGAAGTGCACAGCCTCGGCTCTGCCGCTgcggggagggagcggggggtGCATGAAGAGGCGTGCGGGGtggatgtgcatgtgtgtgcattGGCCTGCATGTGTGAATGGGGACGGTGCTGTACATGTATGTGCGTGGAAGGGGGGTGCGTGGGGGGTGTATGTGCGTGGACAGGGGTTTTGCGTGCGATGTAGTGTGTGTGCGTGGCTGGATGCATGCATAGAGTGGGGGGTGTCTGTGCATGGGGCGTGTGCCTGAGGGGAGTGTGCGGGGTGGTGCGAGTGTGCACACATGgacatgtgtgtgtgtaggggTTTGTGTATGGATGGGGGCTGCAGATatgggggtgtgtggggggttGGGTGCATGCCTACATCTGTGTGTGAGGTGTCGCTGGAAGCAGGAACTGTGGTGGGATGCAGTGATTGGATCCCTCCATAGGAGAGGACAGGACCCTGCCTCGGCCTCTACCCCCAACTGTGGGTGCCACGGgctccttttccctgcctgctggcCCACGGGGGCCCTTCCCTACCCTTCGCTGCCTGGGCACATGGAGCACAGGCATGGAAAAATAACACGAAGGTCGTGGAACAGCGGGTATGGCAGGCAGAAGCAGACAGAGGGGCAGTGCCAGCTCCCCTCCTGCCAGTGGGGGAGACAGCAGACTGGTGCCTTTCAGCCCCCTCAGACTCATCTTTCCCAGCCCGGGGGCAGAGGCTTTTTGCATCTCACAGAAACCAGATTCTCCCCGGAGATAAAATCCTGTCGCCtttgttttggggaaaaaagacaacAGCAGCTCCTAGCCAAACAACAGTCGTTAAGCAAAGGAATCTccggggagggactgggagccaCATCCCGGAGCTGGAATGAGGAATCAGCTGGTGTCCTGGCCCCTGGGGTGCTGGTTCCACCAGGGCTCAGCATTCCTCCCAGGATCAGAACCATACCCATCAGGATTCAGCATTCCCCCAAGGACTACAGCATCTCCCCAAGGACTCGGCATATTCCGCACTCCCCCCCAGACCAGAGCCACTTTCCCTAGGGCTCAGCATCCCCCCAGGACCACAGCATCTCCCCAGAACCAGAGCATCCCCCAGGGACCACAGCATCCCATGCAGGACCAGCAGTGCAGGGGTGTGGCTGTGAAGCTTCTCAGCCCCACCGACACCCCACATTCCAAAAGGGACTCACAGACATGTCCCAGCACCATGCAAGAGgaacctgcagctcccaggtgGGCAGGTTCTGGTGGGGCACAGCCGGGCAGGGAGCAGTGCCAGGATCTGGGGACTGGGGGCaggcggcggggtgggggtgggggtgtgtgGGAACGCTGCCTCAGGAAACCAGCAGGATTTACTGGGCTACATGCTAAATCCCCCTCACAAAAGGGGCCTGTTCGTGCGGACAGGATGCTGGTGGCTCAGCCACACTTGTTTGgccagcagagcctggtggaTTAAGGACAATTGGTTCAGCCCTGACAGAAAATACCAGGAATGTTAAACAATAAAAACTGCCTCCAGTTGTCGTGGGGCTGCGGGATGCCCCAGgctgcctccctgcccagccatgGCCCCAGCTGCCCCATGCCTGGCAGAGCTGGTTCTGGCACAGACCATGTActcactgctgcagctctggggagttcactgggggatgtggtggtgCCTGAGGATGGGGTATGGGccatccccctgtgctggggcagcaggtGGGCACAGTGCTATGCACTGCCAGGCCCCTGAAAGTATCTCTGGGCTGCACTGGTGTGGATTGGACTGTGGGGAGAAGGCACTGCCTGCACCTGCAGCAAGTCCATAAGTGAGCAGCGACAGAGTAAGGCTgtggcaggaggtggcaggTCCCTGCTCACAATGTCTCCTTGTGCCCGCTCCACCTGGCATGAAGGATTAGCAAACCCACCTACGCCTCACCCTGTGGAAGTGGCTGTGGCCCTGTTTTCCATGGAAAGAGCAGCGCAGGGGGAGCAAGAACTGCCTGCCCTCTGTGCTGTCCCCTGCATGGAGACCCCAGTCTGGAGTGAGGTAGGGGCaagctgggcacagccccatgGGGTTCAGGCCCTTGTCCATGCACCCATCCATGTTCAGTCCTGGTCCCAGTCTGGGCAGTCTCcgtgggcagcctgggcagtttGCCCTCCAGTGCGTGAATGCCCCATTCAGGGCTGTGCAAAATGCATTGGTTCTGGCACATTATCGGACAGCTGGGATCCTTCCCAGGCAGGCAGGCTGCCGGGACAGGCAGGTTTCACACCTGCCAGTGGGCTGTCTGCCTCCGCCTGCCATGCGGGAATGGGGAGCTGGCTCCagcagaggggagcagagctggggatggaGGCTGCAAGCATGTCAGTGGGGCTGGGatccccccagcagccctgcagggccTGTGACATGGAGGGGACCCCAGGATGGCTCTGAAAGCTGCCAGGCTCCCCAGCACATGCAATGCACAACGCCCACGGCTGAGCTGAGTCCCACAGTCTGCATCCCTTGAGATCCCAGACCCCAGCACCATCATAGCAGCAGGCAGGACTCCCTTTCCAGCTGCCCCAGGCCCAGGTCCTGCCCCACAGCACCTGCCAGTCCCCATCCCCTTGGGCTGGTTTGAGGCAGGCTGTGCCAGAGAGCCAGCTTCCAGGCTGAGAGAGCCAGCTTCCAGGCCGGGGGGCTGTGagtgcagctgggagctggaggaggaaacCAGATCCTGGGGCTAACGGCCCGGCAAAGCCCGGCCCTAGATGAAACCCTAGACCCCGGGagtgggctggcaggagggggCAAGACAGCTGCAACCCTCCCTGCCCACACTGCTGTCATTGCCAGGCACCGCGGGCCAAGGGGGAGCAAAGCAGATATCaagagagcagagccagggctggagaCCTCCAACTTGTGCTCCCAGGGGtgaggggctttggggagacAGCGCAGAGCCCATAACTCACTTTTATCTGGAGTGCTGGGGCTGGCCTGGGCAGGGGGAATGCAGAGGGTCCcctgtgcacagggcagggcCCCAGAGCGCTTTCCCAGCCTGGGAGCCCACGGCAGTTGAGGGATCGGTTTCAGGGCGATGCTGGTAGCGGAGTTCACGGTGGCTTAGTGCAGCAGTGGCTAATGGGGAACAGATGCGAGGGTGctttgtgctggagcaggcCTGGAGGCACGGGAGTGGGGGACATCGCTTCCTGCACCTGTGGCACTGCCTCTGTGTCCCTGTAGAGTGGTCACAGGCCCCCTGCGCTGGCTGGGGTGAGGAGGCAGCAAGGAGGCAGCCGCTgatctgccttcccagcttATGTGAGCCCTTTGCCCCCCAGGAGCAGCCCAGAAACTGCACTATTGGGGTCTAttccaaaaaaataatttatcagGTTGATATTTCACGTACATAAATATTCATCTCTGTGGCTATGTACAGATGCAGCAGGAGGCTGACAGCAGTGGGGCTCCCACCCAGAGACACTTCCACCAAAGCGCTGGCCAAAGCCCATCTCCCTGGGCGATGTCATGGGCATCCCACACAGTTCCTGCCTGGACAGGATCTAGCTCCCTCTGCCAAACAATGCGAGGCAGGTCTCAGCCAGGACTGATGGCTCAGTGCCCAAATGGAGCCAGGAGAGAGGGACACCCTGCCCCAGCATTGCAGCTCAgggccctgcctgcccactgCTCACCCCAAACAAAGCAGGGAACCTCCTGGGGAGCCTGGCAGCTTTCAGAGCCAGAAACCTGGACCTGCTCCCAGCAAGGGCAGAGGCAGCCTTGGCATcacccttccctgcctgcccttaAGTCCTCACACTGGGGTAGGAGAAGAGGCGGGGAGCCAGCGGCAGAGGGTCGTGAGTGAAGACGGAGTCGtcggaggagcaggagctggcagtgTCCTCGCAGGAGGGTGAGTACTGCTCAAAAGGCATGGAGAGGTCCAGGTACTGCAGGGAGGGACGGTGCCATCACCACCAGTGCTGTCAGTGCCCATGCTGCCCACCCCCACCAGATCCTCCACCTCTCACCTCCTCCGAAACGGCTGCCAGTATCTTGTCCAGCCCCTCCACAAGCTGCTTGAAGGTGGGGCGCTGCGAGGGCACGGCGTGCCAGCACTCCCGCATCAGCATGTACCTGGGAGGCAAGTGGTGTTAATGGGGTCTCACTGTgccccctgcctccccacctGGCCAGTACTCACAGCTCATGGGTGCAGTTAGATGGCCGGTCCATGCGGTGCCCCTCCTTCAGCAGCTTGAAGAGCTCCTCCACAGGGATGCCGGGGTACGGGGAGCCCCCCAGTGTGAAGATCTCCCACATCAGGATCCCGAAGGACCACCTAGGATCACGCATGGCAAAGGGGGGGGTCAACCATGCTCAAGGGTCCTTCCCCAGCTTGCCTCTCTGcaccctgcagtgctgtgggagcagggatggcagAGGGTGGCATCACCTTGGGGGAAGATGTGccccactgctgctgtccccatgGAGCATCTCCATCCTACTCATGGGGACCCTCCAGTATGTGCATAACTCCACAGTGCTGCCTTGTCCCACACAGACAACACACCCTCATTCCCCCCCAGGACTCACACATCGCTCTGGTGGGTGTAGACACGGTCGAACAGGGCCTCTGGTGCCATCCACTTCACTGGCAGGCGACCCTATGAAAGCAACCCCCtgctcagctcagccctggctgggggtccctgtgcccctctcCCGGGACCCCCACTCACGTTGCTGGTTTTCTTGTAGTAGTCGATGTCATGGACGTCTCTGGCCAAGCCAAAGTCAGCGATCTTCATCACGCTCTCTGCCGTCACCAGCACATTGCGGGCGGCCAGGTCACGGTGGATGCACTGTGGGGGGGAGCGTTGCCCACAGGGGTGTGAGATGGTGGCTCCAGCTCTGTATGTCCCCTCCACACACCCAGAGGTGCTGTTTCTCTCCCATACATCCCCCAGCACTTCTGCAGGGGTGGGGCCACCCCCTCATCAGGCTTTCTGCAGTGACAGGCGCACTGCTGGGACACACACACTCCTCGGAGGGTGGTTCAGGCTTTGAGCCCCACATTTCTGGGGAGATAGTGCCTTGAGCTTTGCTGGATGAGGCTGGTAGGTTCTGGACAGCCTGTGGGAATGGGTTGGGCTCCCTCTCCATGGGGACAGCAGGTTCACCAGGGACACACCGCTCCCCTGTCACCACCATGccctccccagctgtgcccagcacaAACAGCCCGCGTGGGCCGTGCCAGCCCTACCCGCTTCGACTCCAGGTACTCCATGCCACGGGCCACCTGGTAGACGCAGGAGACCAGGTCCTTGAAGGAGAGCTGCTCCTCAGGCATTGCCGTGACGTCAAAAGCATAGTCGGGTGTCGGGGGGCGGCGGGCACGGAGGTACTCGCGCAGGTTGCCCTTCGCAGCAAACTCCACAATCACGTACAGCGGCCCTGGGAAGGGCAGCCACTCActcagctcctgccctgtccctccccagttgGCCACTGTCCCCAACAGCCCCCATCCCCTGGTCATGCTCCATGCCCTGTCCAAACCCTGCCCGCACAGCCCCCTCACCATCCTGCGTGCAGACTCCCAGGAGGTTGATGATGTTCTTGTGTTTGTCCATGAGCTTCATCATCTCCATCTCGGATATGAGGTCAGCCAGGTCCTTGTCAGTGGCATTGtctggggaaggagggcagtGTCACCGTGCCAGCTGGGTGGCACTCCAACCCAGCACTGATGCCACCTCTGTTCCtgggacactggcacaggagTCTTTACCTTTCAGCATTTTGACAGCTACGGTGACAGCTCTGTCTGGCCGGTCTCTGTCGATCCCGTAAGCCTCTGCCCGCACCACCTGGCCAAAGCAGCCTTCCCCCAGGGGCTTCCCCAGcaccagcctggcagggacaggcagaacCGTGAGGGACCACAGGGATGGCCCCACTCCCCACCACCACATGGACGAATCCTGAGGGGCAGAGGCAGTGTGGCTGCCCCTCTCTGTCCAAGCTgaatcccagtgtcccagggtaCAGAGGTGCTGAGGTGTCTGGTGGTGGCCAGAGACCTCCCCATATGTCACCCAcgtgctgctgtccctggggcagctgggagagcagcccccagtccctgccccaCATGGCACCGTACTTGTCTCGGGGGAACTCCCACTTGGCATCAAGGGGCAGGTCCAGCTCCATGACACCAGCCAGCAttggggcacagctggaggagagACGGGTGACGCGCATCAGGGATGTGCTGGACTTCCCGGAGGAGCTGGAGTCCAGGGAGAACTGTGGAGACCAAGGGACCTCAGCCATCCTGCCCCATGTTCCAGGGCCAAAGAGAGTCCTAACAGTGCTGCACAGAGACCCTCACTTGGAGCAATGGGGCAAGGGAGCCACAGGACGCAATGGGGAAGGGCAGCCCCAAGGCTGGTAGCAGGGTAAGGTGTGATGGGTACAAGTGGCACTCGTGGAGCCAGTTGGTCACCAaggtcccccctgtgcccaacaGGGCTCCAGCTCATCACCCACCTGTCGGATGAGTGGGAATTTGGAGAGCTTGTGGACCGCCATGGGCTCCAGGTGCTGCTTGCTCGACTGAGTCTGCATTCGGCAGAGCACCATGATGATGATGGCCATGGCCACGGCCAGAGAGCCTGAGGTGTAGATGATGATGTCCGTGTACTTGGCCTCAGGGGCTTCAGCTTCCCGCACCAGCTCCTCCTCTGGGGAGAGCGAATGAGTTGGCCTGAGGCATGGCCTCTGCGTGCCAGGGGTCCAAGACCCCACCCCAGGACCCCACCCTACCTGGCAGGACGGTGAGCCAGGCAGACTGGTAGGAGAGGCCAATGGAGTTCCCTGCCAGGCAGGTGTACTCGCCAGCATCCTCCACGGAGACATTGCGCAGGTACAGCACCTCCACCTCAGAGCTGTTGATGTCTGCAGTCTGCCAGGGAAAGAGATGGATGGTCAGCATCCCTCTTCCTCGGGGGGCTCTGTGCACCCCTGTCACCACTTTAGGGTGGGTATCTGGGATCTGGGTGCTTCCAGCCCTTTTTACCTTGAGAACTTGCACGTAGGGGACCCCATCAGGACCGTAGTTGCTGCCGTTCACCTCAATGTGCTTCAGCCACTGGATGTGGGGCTGGGCATCACTGTAGACCTTGCAGAAGAACTCCACATCACTGCCCACAAGGGCCGTGGTGTTGGCAGGCAGCCCAGCCTGCAAGATGGGCCTGTGCGGGGACCTCTCTGTGCACAGGGAGCAGAGTGGTGTCACTGACACAGTGGCCCAGAGCAGGggctcctttctctctccctctccaccCACCATGGAGCCACGGAgagcccttccccagccctaCAGCAGACCAATGCAACATGAGCCTGGTCtccatcccacatccctggGGTGCAAGGGACATGTGGGCTGCACCAGAGAGAAGCCACGAAGCTCctccacccccttcccctgACCCCAACCCCTCTGCCTGGCGTGGGGGGAGCCTGGACCAGcgctgtgctgaggagccctcACCCAGCACATCCAGGAGGTAGCTGTAGCGGATGCTGCCAAACCTGTTTTCCACCAGGCAAGTGTAGTTGCCGCGGTCAGAGGGCACCACACTCTCCATCACCAGGCTCCAGTGCTGATGCCGGAGCTGCCGACGGGGGAGATAAGGCAGCAAGGTGAGATGGGGGAGATGGATCCCAGGAGGGGAGGTGTGGTAGGGGGAGCTGGCCCGTACCCGGATGCCCCCGATGCGGTGCTCCCCCCGGAACTCGCGCCCATTCTTGAACCAGCGtatgctggggctggggctgcccgaGGCCGGGCAGCGGAACTTCACTGTGTTCCCCGCGGGGACCGCATACAGCTTCTTGTCCATCCGGTGTGGGTGAGTCCAGTAAGGAGCTGGGGACATGTGGGACATACAGTGGGAGGGGGCCAAAGGGCAGCTAGGGGCCTGTtcccagctgcctctgctgggaCTGGGAGACAGTAGTGTCCCATGCCCCTGGTTCTGCCCCAGCTGCCCTTTTCTGCAGTGCCCTGGCATGGTACTGACCTCTGGGCACATAGATGGGCTCCTCATTTCGGTCTCTGTGGGGACTGTCGCCATCACTatcttcatcatcatcacctGATGCCAGGGAGTCTGCAAAAGGAAACGGATTGAGAGGGACATCCCTGCCCgcagggctgggtgggcagTGGCTGCCTTGCTGCCCTGGGGGTTGCTGGGCAATGCCAGGGCCCCTACCCACAACAGAGATGGTGAAATTGCGCAGGATCTCCCCAGTCCCCCGCGCCCGGCACACGTAGAGCCCTGAGTCCTCATAGGCAACCTCCGAGATCTCCAGCAGACTCTGCCGGAGATGGATGCGACCTCCCGAGACAAGAGGCCGAGACTCCTTGTACCAAACCACACTGGCACCGCTCTGGTTGGCATCACAGTACAGCTTCAGCACATTGCCCGGGTCCAGCAGGAGATGTTCTTCTTCTGACTCCAGCAATGGGCTCTCAAATAGCTCTGGAGAGACACGGTGAGTGCCCACCCTGGTGCTCACCCCTCCCAGGACCCCACCACATGtccaccccagtgcagagaaCATGTGGTGTGACACAGGCtggtgcccagctctgccaccccGGAGGCGGGTGAGGGCTGGACT
This DNA window, taken from Pseudopipra pipra isolate bDixPip1 chromosome 15, bDixPip1.hap1, whole genome shotgun sequence, encodes the following:
- the LOC135422831 gene encoding collagen alpha-1(I) chain-like, yielding MGRGGPAVSRLPVPTPHPPARQAASLRAAAERRPTKWSRPGPAPRRGTRAAAVPAPRSAPLPAPVPKGSQRDAGRGSPPAPAGLGLPSAIVRRAPRAGLAPPPRSPAALPRTSGPGRRPPRGCRAEPCEPCRASPAGERRRVPAAWFVLAGLRRSRTAALPPALPPPSGAHRTRARPLRRDGPPPPPPATSPAHGLAAGGGSVATSDAGRGLRRQPRGSGRRAAPPPHRHGWGGGEQWWQWDALRHTAHLLCHLCPRHGQRPQEGPFSGPSLPAEEQGNGIPAPAARSCPDVRHSGQRGRPCRRGALSAGCGGSAGGRSLSATGFALTPRPRPPPAQHGSPRTPGLRSQSGRWLRSLPALQAPSAGPGARAQPARCPHGDGPAPALPAGTRIPRPATAAPVAATMPKAEWPLTGGSRSVSPESGGVTAGRRGGPELSAEGAASPAGAVGRVGWLPGAPGSGPSAGHYREAMDGGRAQGERGPGGQHCGRAQRAGGGGWEQWPWGWSTAGSVGERVKESRRAGGGLARPRKEAEEERRGAESILPGGFAGGPFPPGSGLRGLKPPGWSAGSRGGGRGSAWRCARRHAAPGRLPGAGAAPLAGVTPRFPGPSPHSPPAVLLPWPPETLGGGQPSVTQGRRVRATSFRGQEPSLPSNPALRGRAVAGLVSPGGQSPRSSHMQHGDNP
- the FGFR4 gene encoding fibroblast growth factor receptor 4 isoform X4: MRPLLQVVAGLLLAVAAQGKAMEPDSLASGDDDEDSDGDSPHRDRNEEPIYVPRAPYWTHPHRMDKKLYAVPAGNTVKFRCPASGSPSPSIRWFKNGREFRGEHRIGGIRLRHQHWSLVMESVVPSDRGNYTCLVENRFGSIRYSYLLDVLERSPHRPILQAGLPANTTALVGSDVEFFCKVYSDAQPHIQWLKHIEVNGSNYGPDGVPYVQVLKTADINSSEVEVLYLRNVSVEDAGEYTCLAGNSIGLSYQSAWLTVLPEEELVREAEAPEAKYTDIIIYTSGSLAVAMAIIIMVLCRMQTQSSKQHLEPMAVHKLSKFPLIRQFSLDSSSSGKSSTSLMRVTRLSSSCAPMLAGVMELDLPLDAKWEFPRDKLVLGKPLGEGCFGQVVRAEAYGIDRDRPDRAVTVAVKMLKDNATDKDLADLISEMEMMKLMDKHKNIINLLGVCTQDGPLYVIVEFAAKGNLREYLRARRPPTPDYAFDVTAMPEEQLSFKDLVSCVYQVARGMEYLESKRCIHRDLAARNVLVTAESVMKIADFGLARDVHDIDYYKKTSNGRLPVKWMAPEALFDRVYTHQSDVWSFGILMWEIFTLGGSPYPGIPVEELFKLLKEGHRMDRPSNCTHELYMLMRECWHAVPSQRPTFKQLVEGLDKILAAVSEEYLDLSMPFEQYSPSCEDTASSCSSDDSVFTHDPLPLAPRLFSYPSVRT
- the FGFR4 gene encoding fibroblast growth factor receptor 4 isoform X3, with amino-acid sequence MPTPKGGRLCKGSQTAQGHPFSASPPCSPTLAVPWELRAAAPRCPGTGGGCSPGSAHPALPVPQGGTPLAAGAWKMRPLLQVVAGLLLAVAAQGKAMEPDSLASGDDDEDSDGDSPHRDRNEEPIYVPRAPYWTHPHRMDKKLYAVPAGNTVKFRCPASGSPSPSIRWFKNGREFRGEHRIGGIRLRHQHWSLVMESVVPSDRGNYTCLVENRFGSIRYSYLLDVLERSPHRPILQAGLPANTTALVGSDVEFFCKVYSDAQPHIQWLKHIEVNGSNYGPDGVPYVQVLKTADINSSEVEVLYLRNVSVEDAGEYTCLAGNSIGLSYQSAWLTVLPEEELVREAEAPEAKYTDIIIYTSGSLAVAMAIIIMVLCRMQTQSSKQHLEPMAVHKLSKFPLIRQFSLDSSSSGKSSTSLMRVTRLSSSCAPMLAGVMELDLPLDAKWEFPRDKLVLGKPLGEGCFGQVVRAEAYGIDRDRPDRAVTVAVKMLKDNATDKDLADLISEMEMMKLMDKHKNIINLLGVCTQDGPLYVIVEFAAKGNLREYLRARRPPTPDYAFDVTAMPEEQLSFKDLVSCVYQVARGMEYLESKRCIHRDLAARNVLVTAESVMKIADFGLARDVHDIDYYKKTSNGRLPVKWMAPEALFDRVYTHQSDVWSFGILMWEIFTLGGSPYPGIPVEELFKLLKEGHRMDRPSNCTHELYMLMRECWHAVPSQRPTFKQLVEGLDKILAAVSEEYLDLSMPFEQYSPSCEDTASSCSSDDSVFTHDPLPLAPRLFSYPSVRT
- the FGFR4 gene encoding fibroblast growth factor receptor 4 isoform X2, translating into MFSALGWTCGGVLGGVSTRVGTHRVSPELFESPLLESEEEHLLLDPGNVLKLYCDANQSGASVVWYKESRPLVSGGRIHLRQSLLEISEVAYEDSGLYVCRARGTGEILRNFTISVVDSLASGDDDEDSDGDSPHRDRNEEPIYVPRAPYWTHPHRMDKKLYAVPAGNTVKFRCPASGSPSPSIRWFKNGREFRGEHRIGGIRLRHQHWSLVMESVVPSDRGNYTCLVENRFGSIRYSYLLDVLERSPHRPILQAGLPANTTALVGSDVEFFCKVYSDAQPHIQWLKHIEVNGSNYGPDGVPYVQVLKTADINSSEVEVLYLRNVSVEDAGEYTCLAGNSIGLSYQSAWLTVLPEEELVREAEAPEAKYTDIIIYTSGSLAVAMAIIIMVLCRMQTQSSKQHLEPMAVHKLSKFPLIRQFSLDSSSSGKSSTSLMRVTRLSSSCAPMLAGVMELDLPLDAKWEFPRDKLVLGKPLGEGCFGQVVRAEAYGIDRDRPDRAVTVAVKMLKDNATDKDLADLISEMEMMKLMDKHKNIINLLGVCTQDGPLYVIVEFAAKGNLREYLRARRPPTPDYAFDVTAMPEEQLSFKDLVSCVYQVARGMEYLESKRCIHRDLAARNVLVTAESVMKIADFGLARDVHDIDYYKKTSNGRLPVKWMAPEALFDRVYTHQSDVWSFGILMWEIFTLGGSPYPGIPVEELFKLLKEGHRMDRPSNCTHELYMLMRECWHAVPSQRPTFKQLVEGLDKILAAVSEEYLDLSMPFEQYSPSCEDTASSCSSDDSVFTHDPLPLAPRLFSYPSVRT
- the FGFR4 gene encoding fibroblast growth factor receptor 4 isoform X1; this translates as MRPLLQVVAGLLLAVAAQGKAMEPELFESPLLESEEEHLLLDPGNVLKLYCDANQSGASVVWYKESRPLVSGGRIHLRQSLLEISEVAYEDSGLYVCRARGTGEILRNFTISVVDSLASGDDDEDSDGDSPHRDRNEEPIYVPRAPYWTHPHRMDKKLYAVPAGNTVKFRCPASGSPSPSIRWFKNGREFRGEHRIGGIRLRHQHWSLVMESVVPSDRGNYTCLVENRFGSIRYSYLLDVLERSPHRPILQAGLPANTTALVGSDVEFFCKVYSDAQPHIQWLKHIEVNGSNYGPDGVPYVQVLKTADINSSEVEVLYLRNVSVEDAGEYTCLAGNSIGLSYQSAWLTVLPEEELVREAEAPEAKYTDIIIYTSGSLAVAMAIIIMVLCRMQTQSSKQHLEPMAVHKLSKFPLIRQFSLDSSSSGKSSTSLMRVTRLSSSCAPMLAGVMELDLPLDAKWEFPRDKLVLGKPLGEGCFGQVVRAEAYGIDRDRPDRAVTVAVKMLKDNATDKDLADLISEMEMMKLMDKHKNIINLLGVCTQDGPLYVIVEFAAKGNLREYLRARRPPTPDYAFDVTAMPEEQLSFKDLVSCVYQVARGMEYLESKRCIHRDLAARNVLVTAESVMKIADFGLARDVHDIDYYKKTSNGRLPVKWMAPEALFDRVYTHQSDVWSFGILMWEIFTLGGSPYPGIPVEELFKLLKEGHRMDRPSNCTHELYMLMRECWHAVPSQRPTFKQLVEGLDKILAAVSEEYLDLSMPFEQYSPSCEDTASSCSSDDSVFTHDPLPLAPRLFSYPSVRT